ACTTGCAATTGATTGTATTTATGCAACTTGTCGCATATATTTATGCAATCTTGTCGTATAATATACACGCATACTCGCCTTATTGTGTACAAACACGTGTAGTTGAACCAGTTTTTACTCACCCAAAATCATACACGCTTAATTGATCAATCCGGTTCAAAAATATTGTCATCGGaacgatataattaaaaatattttccataTCTACTTAGTATtacattcaaaaaatatataccaTTTTttcctaatataataataaaaactaaataaagattggaaaattaaaattcagaaatttataaatttttataaataaaataattgctGCATCAGTCGAGACTCAAGAGGCTGAGTTCACCAAaagcaaaatatattatataagccAGGACATGAGAAGCCATGCTTAGTATATACATCCCAATTCAATTCATGTCGCTTCTCTAATCCCCCATCACCTCTTCAACCCCTTCACTACTTACATACATATAGAGGCACCCACATAAATAAAATCTACTAGACCCCCCTGGATTTCTTGAAAAGAACAGGTATGTGTggagtatataattatttgttgcAGTTTCTTGAAATATTCTTGATTTGTTTGATGAACGACGATGTTTTTATTTCATGGTATATGTTCTGGCGGAGACTTCAttgcacaatttttttattttattttattttattatgttgTGTTACAAATTTTTGGATCAACATGCAATAAATTTTGTTGGTACGTGTAGAGATAGATAGATTTGTTTAAGAGGGGTTGCTAACAATTGAATTTTGTGAAGATGGTGATGAGTTTCAAGGAGATTGGTCCAGGAGATGCTGCAGTTAAGAAGAGAACTTTTGTTGAGCTGTTGACATGCCGCATCTGCGACAACATTTGCAAGGACCCTGTTAACATCACTGAGTGTCTTCACAtatgtgagtgtgtgtgtgtgtgtgtttttttcaGTGTGTGTTTTTCGAATGTTATGTAAGGAAAATTTGTTTGTAGATTATGTTAGGTTTTACATTGTATGCCTGCCATGCCCCGAGTGGGGTGTTTTCGGTTTCATTAGCTCATGCCTGAGGGAAACAGATTTTTGTTCCAGGCCCGGGTTATGGATTATGAGGGGGACATATATGTTGattgtgtttaaataattagTTTGTGAATTGCCTTGTATCTGTTCATGATCCTGTGattaagtttttcttttgtttttgggATTTGAAGGGTAATAGGTagtagattattttattttattttaattttatggaaaagagaGTTGATAAGGGTTAAATTGATGTAAATTTTATGATGATTGTTCGGCTATAATAGAGTTTACTGTCAGGTAGAATGTGCATGATGATTACAAGATAGTGAGTGTGTATTTTCTCAGCTCTTTTCTGTTCTTGATTGATCCTGTTATCTGTATAAATATAATGAATTGCTGATTCTCATTAAGTCTGCTCGACAGTTTGCAACAGATGCATAACCAAGAAGATACAAGAAGAAGATCTCAACAGCTGCCCTGAGTGCAAAGTTTATCTTGGTTGTGTGCCTTTAGATAAAATAAGGTTAGCAGAATTCTTTTCATATTAATCCAAAGCAGAAAACAAAGtacatttttcatttaattCAAATGTGACAGATCAAAATTCCAGATAAGTATTGCATGCAATGAAGCAACTGAATGAATTTTGTCTATGCTGGCTACacatgcatataatatataacagcATTCTTATTTATTCATATCTTGTGATTGTGTGCATAGAAATGAAAGAGTACAAGATATAAATTAAAGCAAATTGTCTAAAATAGTATGAGGCGATTAAAGGTCTAATAAAACCTGTCAATGTACATCAAACTTTAATTTCAGGCCAGACCACAACTGGAATTCCATTAGAGAGGCGCTCTTTCCTTCTCTAGGAAAAGCAGAACAACAAGATGATGAACAAGAATACAAGGAAAGTGAGCCCTCAAATGGAGAAGCTGAGCAACCTAACTCATTGCCTGGTAGAAGGAAACAGAAGTCTCTCTCTTCTCTGGAGAACAAAATAAATGTATCTGCAGGATCAGCTACCCGCATTCAGAACCCACAGAAATTAGTGGGTAGACGAAGAAAATCCATTGCCAGAAAGGCATTTTCATCTGCAGGATCAGCTATCCGCATTCAGAACCCAAAAAAATCAGCGGAAGCACACTCACAGAGCAAAAAGATTTCCATGGATCTGAAAAACTGTATTGAAGATGATAAGCAGGTTAACATTTATGTGAATTTGATATTtagtgtgtgtgtatttgcATTATTCTCTCTTGATTGTAACGGTATTCTCAGGTAAAATTAGTGATACAAGTATTCAACTTACTAGGTACTGAAGTTTTGGTATAAatgcaaatatttttaatacaaaCAGTTTCCAATTCTGAAGTCCGACCTTTCTACATTTTATATAGACCTCTAGTTGATGAACTgcttacatatatattttgattgtgcAGAATTCTTCTGCTGTGAAGTCCTCTGAGCAACAAATTCCTCCAATAGGCAGAGAGAAAACTCAAAGAAGTGACAAAAAAGTTGAGTTGGTGAATAATTTGTTGAAACCTCTAGATGATATAGCAGAAGCAGGAAAAGTCATGAATATTAATAAGACGTTTTCAGAGGGAGATTTGTCAAGTAAGGTTATAGACATATCGGATAGTGAAGGCAAGAGCTCCGAAAAGAACTTGAAAAGCTACAATGCTGAGGGAGCAACTAAATCTACTCCACCATCACTTCCGACACTAAGACCAGTAAGGAAGAATCGTGGTCGGCCCAAAAAGGCAGTCGAGCCTCAAGGATTGGTTTCTGCACAAACCATCGTTGATGCTGTTGGCAGTCATGCCAGAGGAGTAGCTCCAGTTTGGCTTTCCTTGGTTTCTTCTGTTAACCAGTGAGCTTATACTTGTGCTAAAAAAAATCTACAGAAGGTAATTTGGTTTAGTTCAGTGATATAGCTCTGTTAATGCTTATTTATGTTTGTAGGGAAGGAGTTGAACCGCTGCCACAGATTCCTCCCGGCTATTTGATGATAAAGTGAGTTACTAATAGTCCTCAGATCCCATTATCAAGTTACAATGTGAATGGCTTGACTAGTTATATAATTTTCCTGCCATGCTTCTTCTTTAATATGCCTAAAACGCATATTTAGTAGTGGCTTTGTAAAGAAAAATTGATTTCCTCACAATACTATGCTTGATAGATGaacaatattttcatttattatgtTAGTAAGTCACAAATATATTGACATATATGGTATTTAGTAGATGTCAATTGCCTAGCTGATTGTTAGGCACTATGCCACCTCATTCAAGAAGGTTTCTATCTTGTCAAGTATCTGATGAGCTTGTATGCACTagtttttcagaaaaatatttgTCACCTAATGTATTGCAACAACCCTTTGAGGCTTCGGTGTTCCTTTAGCACTGCAATTGTCTAATTGGCATGAATATGCATTTATACCTGTGTGCTGATGAGTTTAGATGTGACACTCTCCACTGATTGTGTTTTCTGTTTAATTAGCATCTTGCAAACCAGTGACTATTGTTCTAACTTTATTTTCGTGTCCCAGGAATGGTACTCAGAGTATTTCATTTATCAATAAGTACCTTGTGCAGAAACTGGGACTTAACAGAGAAGATGAGGTAACTTAAATCATCTTATATTGTACTTCTGTTATATATTTTCCCAAACACTGTCCagttgatgataacataaatgTTGTATATATCGGCTAAAGtgtaatatagatataatgCTGGAACGAACTGTCAATTAGCATTACTGATTGTTTTCAAACTGCGGTGTACATAGGTGGAGATTAGCTTATGGGGCATGCGTCTTCCCCATGACTTGAAGCTGCATCAATTAATTGATATGTGGTCGCAAACAATGTCAGATTCAGTAAAATTTCCAACAGTGGTGGGAGACTATGCTGAAGAATTTGTCATGGTGCTTACTTATGGTCCGAAACACCCGCAGCAGTAATAATCGAAGGCCTCTTGAATCTTAGAGAAACTTTTAAATTCCATGTAGTCCT
This genomic window from Daucus carota subsp. sativus chromosome 7, DH1 v3.0, whole genome shotgun sequence contains:
- the LOC108195626 gene encoding E3 ubiquitin protein ligase DRIP2 translates to MVMSFKEIGPGDAAVKKRTFVELLTCRICDNICKDPVNITECLHIFCNRCITKKIQEEDLNSCPECKVYLGCVPLDKIRPDHNWNSIREALFPSLGKAEQQDDEQEYKESEPSNGEAEQPNSLPGRRKQKSLSSLENKINVSAGSATRIQNPQKLVGRRRKSIARKAFSSAGSAIRIQNPKKSAEAHSQSKKISMDLKNCIEDDKQNSSAVKSSEQQIPPIGREKTQRSDKKVELVNNLLKPLDDIAEAGKVMNINKTFSEGDLSSKVIDISDSEGKSSEKNLKSYNAEGATKSTPPSLPTLRPVRKNRGRPKKAVEPQGLVSAQTIVDAVGSHARGVAPVWLSLVSSVNQEGVEPLPQIPPGYLMIKNGTQSISFINKYLVQKLGLNREDEVEISLWGMRLPHDLKLHQLIDMWSQTMSDSVKFPTVVGDYAEEFVMVLTYGPKHPQQ